A stretch of Desulfotalea psychrophila LSv54 DNA encodes these proteins:
- the gcvPA gene encoding aminomethyl-transferring glycine dehydrogenase subunit GcvPA, producing MRYLPHTEEEIQEMLEVVGKESLDDLFSSVPAECRYQGDIPIPAALTEWQLKDHFAALMSKNRVNQEHKVLIGAGSYDHYVPEILPSLMSRSEFLTAYTPYQPEVAQGTLQGIFEYQTLTARLLGTDAVNASMYDGASALAESALMSFRIARKKKTVALSAAIHPHYREVVATYLQATDFTIIELPVDAEGRTDLSSLAGIEGLASVAIQSPNFFGVVEDLQGCGEKIHDVDALFISCFSEALAYGLLKSPGECGADIICGEGQSFGLGRSYGGPGVGMMGCRDKLVRNMPGRIVGQTLDTKGKRGFVLTLATREQHIRREKATSNICSNQGICAMTAGMYMATLGGTGIRQLARLNYDKAAYLRSELIKLGAKPLFDAPVFNEFALRFPFDFERVREALKEESVVAGLSLEAYYPDLQGAYLFCATETLKKEDIDRIVSSIKKHALQEV from the coding sequence ATGCGTTATCTACCCCATACCGAAGAAGAAATACAGGAAATGTTGGAGGTTGTAGGCAAGGAGAGTTTAGACGATCTGTTTAGCTCTGTGCCTGCGGAATGTCGCTATCAGGGAGATATTCCAATCCCTGCGGCCTTGACAGAGTGGCAATTAAAGGATCATTTCGCAGCCCTTATGAGTAAAAACAGGGTGAACCAGGAGCATAAGGTGCTTATTGGTGCGGGTAGTTATGATCACTATGTGCCGGAGATTTTGCCAAGCCTGATGAGCAGATCGGAGTTTTTGACTGCCTATACCCCTTATCAACCAGAAGTTGCCCAGGGTACCTTGCAGGGAATCTTTGAATATCAAACTCTAACGGCGCGCCTTCTGGGAACCGATGCGGTAAATGCCTCCATGTATGACGGAGCATCAGCCCTTGCCGAATCTGCCCTTATGAGCTTTCGTATTGCCCGTAAGAAAAAGACGGTGGCCCTCTCGGCAGCCATTCATCCTCACTATCGTGAGGTGGTGGCAACCTATCTTCAGGCAACGGACTTTACCATTATCGAGCTTCCTGTTGATGCTGAGGGTCGTACCGATCTCTCCTCTCTGGCAGGAATTGAGGGGCTGGCATCTGTGGCCATCCAATCACCAAACTTTTTTGGTGTGGTTGAGGACCTTCAGGGCTGTGGCGAGAAAATACACGATGTCGATGCCCTCTTTATCAGTTGCTTTAGTGAGGCCCTTGCCTACGGTCTACTGAAGAGTCCTGGTGAATGTGGTGCCGATATTATCTGTGGCGAAGGTCAGAGTTTTGGTCTTGGCAGAAGTTACGGTGGTCCCGGTGTTGGAATGATGGGCTGTCGGGACAAACTTGTCCGTAATATGCCGGGTAGAATTGTCGGACAGACCCTTGACACTAAGGGTAAGCGAGGCTTTGTTCTTACTCTGGCAACACGTGAGCAGCATATTCGTAGGGAGAAGGCGACCTCTAATATCTGCTCGAATCAGGGTATCTGCGCCATGACAGCCGGTATGTATATGGCAACCCTGGGTGGAACTGGTATTCGTCAGCTTGCCCGTCTCAACTATGACAAGGCTGCCTATCTTCGTTCTGAGCTGATCAAACTTGGGGCAAAACCTCTCTTTGATGCGCCGGTATTTAATGAATTTGCCCTCCGTTTTCCTTTTGACTTTGAGCGGGTACGCGAGGCATTGAAGGAGGAGTCTGTGGTTGCAGGTCTCTCTCTTGAAGCCTACTATCCTGATCTTCAGGGGGCCTATCTCTTCTGTGCCACCGAGACTCTTAAAAAGGAAGATATTGATCGTATTGTCTCTTCTATTAAAAAGCATGCACTTCAGGAGGTGTAA
- the gcvH gene encoding glycine cleavage system protein GcvH, which translates to MKEFDELNLPGDLRYSDDHEWAKLEDGVVRIGVTDYAQDQLGDIVFVEMPEVGDTFDKGDEFGTLESVKAVSELYLPIGGEVVAINEALVDAPELINSDPYANWIVALKPADAAELEELLDVAAYSEMIKG; encoded by the coding sequence ATGAAAGAATTTGACGAATTAAACCTACCCGGAGATCTACGCTACAGTGATGATCACGAATGGGCAAAGCTTGAGGATGGAGTTGTTCGAATTGGCGTAACTGACTATGCACAGGATCAGTTGGGCGATATTGTTTTTGTTGAGATGCCTGAAGTAGGTGATACCTTCGACAAGGGCGATGAATTTGGTACCCTCGAGTCAGTTAAAGCTGTTTCTGAACTGTATCTGCCAATCGGTGGTGAAGTTGTTGCTATAAATGAGGCCCTGGTAGATGCACCGGAGCTTATCAATAGTGATCCCTATGCCAACTGGATCGTGGCCCTTAAGCCAGCGGATGCGGCAGAGCTTGAAGAACTTTTGGATGTTGCTGCATATAGCGAGATGATCAAAGGTTAG
- a CDS encoding aminomethyltransferase family protein, producing MENTDVKKTTLHTYHVEQGAHMALFGGYDMPLWYPVGAKAEHLAVVESAGIFDTSHMSVLTVQGAGSRAVLQHCFTKDLERAIGPKKLALPVGRCVYGLFLLEDGSVLDDALVYMLAENSYMVVVNAGMGGSVVSHLENHAADGVDIADCTASVGKMDLQGPFSAVILKKIIKNPEDLFAPLPYFSFKGGTADCPTATEVELLDGTSFMVSRTGYTGEFGFEFFIEREKLVQLWQIVLAAGAEYGLIACGLASRDSLRAGAVLPLSHQDIGAWPFTNTPWPFALPYGEDGNFTKDFVGADVVSEPCTDDFTYPFAGFDPRKIQVEEDTVVVDDEGETIGHVLTCTTDMAIGRVDGQIYSITSPVEKGCPQDFSPRGLSCGFIRVTCPLEIGDEVTLRCGKRKIKVEIRGDIRPDRTARKAAKSMLLVEK from the coding sequence ATGGAAAATACAGACGTAAAAAAAACGACATTACATACTTACCATGTAGAGCAGGGAGCGCATATGGCGCTTTTTGGCGGTTACGATATGCCTCTCTGGTATCCCGTTGGCGCCAAGGCAGAGCATCTTGCCGTGGTAGAGTCTGCAGGCATCTTTGATACCAGCCATATGTCCGTGCTCACCGTTCAGGGAGCAGGTTCAAGGGCTGTCCTCCAACACTGCTTTACCAAGGACCTCGAGCGGGCCATTGGCCCCAAGAAGCTTGCCCTGCCCGTTGGTAGATGTGTCTACGGACTCTTTCTCTTGGAAGATGGCTCGGTACTCGATGATGCCCTGGTCTATATGCTTGCTGAAAATAGTTATATGGTCGTGGTTAATGCGGGTATGGGCGGGTCAGTGGTGAGCCACTTGGAGAATCATGCTGCCGACGGTGTCGATATTGCTGATTGCACTGCCAGCGTGGGCAAGATGGATCTTCAGGGGCCTTTCTCTGCGGTAATTCTCAAGAAAATCATCAAGAATCCAGAGGATCTTTTCGCTCCTCTGCCCTATTTTTCCTTTAAGGGCGGCACTGCCGATTGTCCCACCGCGACAGAGGTTGAGTTGTTGGATGGTACCTCCTTTATGGTTTCTCGTACGGGATATACCGGCGAGTTTGGCTTTGAGTTTTTTATCGAGCGGGAAAAGCTTGTCCAACTCTGGCAGATAGTGCTGGCGGCAGGGGCTGAATATGGCCTTATTGCCTGCGGTCTTGCCTCCCGTGATTCTTTGCGCGCGGGTGCTGTTCTTCCCCTCTCTCATCAGGATATCGGTGCCTGGCCATTTACCAACACCCCTTGGCCTTTTGCCCTTCCCTATGGAGAGGATGGTAACTTTACCAAGGACTTTGTTGGTGCAGATGTGGTTTCAGAACCATGCACAGACGATTTTACCTATCCTTTTGCGGGCTTTGATCCCCGTAAGATTCAGGTGGAAGAGGATACCGTTGTGGTGGATGACGAGGGCGAGACCATCGGTCATGTCCTCACCTGTACCACCGATATGGCCATTGGCCGAGTCGATGGACAGATCTACAGCATTACCAGCCCAGTCGAGAAGGGTTGTCCGCAAGATTTTTCTCCGCGTGGCCTTTCCTGCGGTTTTATTCGGGTAACCTGTCCCTTGGAGATTGGTGATGAGGTAACGCTTCGTTGTGGTAAGCGAAAGATAAAAGTTGAGATTCGGGGGGATATTCGTCCCGACCGTACTGCCAGAAAGGCAGCTAAATCCATGCTGTTGGTAGAAAAATAG
- a CDS encoding Lrp/AsnC family transcriptional regulator: MKLDKINIAILEHLRDGRMAYKKIAENLSVAEGTIRSRVKKMQDEGVLQITGLIDPDLMPEQSVIMVGVRVKDMNLVKKGEEFSRLRGVISVCVVTGRYDLILTVALTSGFSMLEFYNDEVCTIDNVGEVETFVVYKSFNVEGTPLTLGEGRYPVSTIHRGLIRWKIQT, translated from the coding sequence ATGAAACTGGATAAAATAAATATTGCCATCCTTGAGCATCTTCGCGATGGACGCATGGCCTACAAAAAAATCGCTGAAAATCTCAGCGTTGCTGAGGGAACAATCAGATCCCGGGTAAAGAAGATGCAGGATGAAGGGGTTCTTCAGATAACCGGCCTTATTGATCCAGATCTCATGCCTGAGCAGAGCGTTATCATGGTTGGTGTCCGGGTAAAGGACATGAACCTTGTTAAGAAGGGTGAGGAATTTAGTAGACTTCGGGGGGTTATCTCTGTCTGTGTTGTCACCGGCCGTTATGATCTTATTCTCACCGTTGCCTTGACCTCTGGCTTCAGCATGCTAGAATTTTATAATGATGAGGTTTGCACTATTGATAATGTGGGCGAGGTAGAGACCTTCGTTGTTTATAAGAGCTTTAACGTTGAAGGTACCCCTCTCACTTTAGGAGAGGGGCGATATCCTGTTTCCACCATACATAGGGGACTTATTCGATGGAAAATACAGACGTAA
- the lpdA gene encoding dihydrolipoyl dehydrogenase, with product MKVKIVVLGAGPGGYVAAIRAAQLGGDVTVIEKENVGGTCLNWGCIPSKIYKQSADTLNSIKDSASFCIDGISEGKLNLERLQERTKGIIASQSKGIHGLLAKNSISYIGGEAKMSGSHSLSVTRKDGETEEVQFDKLIIATGSTPMALPFLPFDGDRILSSDHIFSLKEIPESITIIGGGVIGCEFACILQSFGVEVTLVEGLERLLPLPSVEEECSKLLLREMKKKKIKVELKTTLASASQKNGMVQLNLVSQGKNGTEKAKQIESEKVLVCIGRRASSASLDLDQAGVETTKRGWISTGANLQTTVPHIYAIGDVLGPERIMLAHTASTEAEIAAENCFGGAEEMNWQVMPSAIFTMPEIGCVGLSEAQAAELYGKENIRAESSLFRTLGKAQVIGELAGVTKIVCAKEDGKILGIHIAGAHATDLLGEATLAVSNGITAKQLTKTIHAHPTLAEILLETAFKIEDMPLHG from the coding sequence ATGAAAGTTAAAATTGTTGTTTTAGGAGCAGGACCTGGCGGATATGTAGCGGCAATACGAGCAGCGCAGCTTGGTGGAGACGTCACTGTAATAGAAAAAGAAAATGTAGGTGGCACCTGTCTCAACTGGGGATGCATCCCTTCAAAAATATATAAGCAGAGCGCTGACACCCTTAACTCCATCAAAGATTCTGCAAGCTTTTGCATAGATGGGATCAGCGAAGGCAAACTCAACCTGGAGAGACTTCAAGAACGAACCAAGGGTATCATTGCCTCCCAATCTAAGGGCATCCACGGCCTCCTGGCAAAAAACTCCATCTCTTATATTGGGGGAGAGGCCAAGATGTCCGGTAGCCATAGCCTCTCTGTCACCAGGAAAGACGGCGAGACAGAGGAGGTGCAATTTGATAAGCTGATCATCGCCACCGGTAGCACACCGATGGCCCTCCCCTTCCTCCCCTTTGACGGAGACAGGATACTCTCCAGTGATCATATCTTTTCTCTTAAAGAAATACCAGAGTCCATTACTATTATAGGTGGCGGAGTCATTGGCTGTGAATTCGCCTGCATCCTGCAGAGCTTTGGCGTTGAGGTGACTCTGGTGGAAGGCCTTGAACGCCTCCTCCCCCTCCCCTCCGTTGAGGAGGAGTGTTCAAAGCTTCTTCTCCGGGAGATGAAGAAAAAGAAGATCAAGGTCGAGCTGAAGACAACCCTGGCCTCGGCAAGCCAAAAAAATGGTATGGTTCAGCTCAATCTGGTTAGCCAGGGGAAAAACGGTACAGAAAAAGCCAAACAGATAGAATCAGAAAAGGTACTGGTCTGCATCGGACGCAGGGCCAGTAGCGCCAGTTTGGATCTAGACCAGGCAGGCGTAGAGACCACAAAGCGGGGCTGGATAAGCACCGGGGCCAACCTACAGACAACGGTTCCTCATATCTACGCCATTGGTGATGTGCTTGGCCCCGAACGAATCATGCTGGCCCATACTGCCTCAACCGAGGCGGAGATTGCGGCTGAAAATTGTTTTGGCGGCGCAGAAGAGATGAACTGGCAGGTAATGCCAAGTGCTATTTTCACCATGCCCGAAATCGGTTGCGTGGGACTCTCCGAAGCCCAGGCCGCCGAACTGTACGGCAAGGAAAATATCCGGGCTGAAAGCAGTCTCTTCAGAACCTTGGGCAAGGCTCAGGTCATCGGCGAGTTAGCAGGAGTCACCAAGATAGTCTGTGCCAAAGAGGATGGAAAAATTCTTGGGATCCACATTGCCGGTGCCCATGCCACGGATCTCCTCGGCGAGGCCACCCTGGCCGTGAGCAACGGCATAACAGCGAAACAGCTCACTAAAACCATTCACGCCCATCCAACCCTTGCTGAGATCCTTCTAGAAACCGCCTTTAAGATCGAGGACATGCCTCTACACGGCTAA
- a CDS encoding 4-fold beta flower protein, with product MTPIYGRDAELTGWYDGMNIFSLDLDWLAFHNDGNLFSAHNLKWLGPVDDGLFLDREGKPVAWIEDCTPSTSTKPIKPPPPSPPAKPFKPLQPIDPTKPLKALIIQDGWSTLTWQQWLKA from the coding sequence ATGACCCCAATATATGGTAGAGATGCTGAGCTGACAGGTTGGTATGATGGCATGAATATATTTAGTCTGGATCTGGACTGGTTAGCATTTCACAATGATGGCAATCTATTTTCAGCCCACAATCTAAAGTGGCTTGGCCCCGTTGATGACGGCTTATTCTTAGACAGAGAGGGCAAGCCGGTAGCCTGGATTGAAGATTGTACCCCTTCCACCTCCACCAAGCCTATCAAACCGCCCCCACCCTCACCCCCGGCAAAACCCTTCAAACCACTCCAACCCATAGATCCAACAAAACCGCTAAAAGCTCTTATAATCCAAGATGGGTGGTCGACTCTTACATGGCAACAGTGGCTCAAGGCCTAA
- a CDS encoding cation:proton antiporter, translating to MTPSTFEPLLILGLVLVTGYFAGRAANFFGLPRISGYIVSGLIFSPSVSGIISFQQIDHLFSFTSEIALAFIAYSIGGSLLMSRVRGLGKEILWITLTQGLGAFICTCLTVYAVRDFLPASIGESGNTFLSVILILGSISAATAPAATMAIIHELRAKGPLTTTLLGVVALDDALTIIIFSGAITIASQLLLGQTDNSLIMQGITTVAGAIAIGLIGGLIFKNFLDPAKHTESNLMLTLGAIFLISGSADRFGFSPLLANMVMGFVIINRVKHAEDLFHKVDTIKETIFCLFFTLAAAHFDPSVFASSAFLGIVLLIGRFSGKLIGTFLGGKISKASPQIYKNLGMALLPKAGLSLGLILLAKPILSAEIFDLLLNAMLVSITLNEIISPPLAKWAITRAGEANPDR from the coding sequence ATGACTCCTTCCACCTTTGAACCCCTCCTCATCCTCGGTCTTGTTTTAGTTACCGGATATTTCGCCGGTAGAGCCGCAAATTTTTTCGGCCTGCCACGGATAAGCGGATATATCGTCAGCGGTCTTATTTTTTCTCCTTCAGTCAGCGGCATTATCTCTTTTCAACAAATTGACCATCTCTTTAGCTTCACATCCGAAATAGCCCTGGCCTTTATCGCCTATTCCATAGGCGGAAGCCTTCTCATGTCCCGGGTTCGTGGACTGGGAAAAGAAATTCTATGGATAACCCTGACCCAGGGCCTTGGTGCCTTTATCTGTACCTGTCTTACCGTTTACGCCGTGCGGGACTTCCTACCAGCCTCTATAGGTGAAAGCGGGAACACATTCCTGTCTGTGATCCTTATCCTGGGAAGTATTTCAGCTGCAACCGCCCCGGCAGCAACCATGGCGATAATACATGAGCTTCGAGCCAAAGGCCCCCTGACCACCACCCTGCTTGGGGTTGTCGCACTCGATGATGCCCTGACTATCATCATCTTTTCCGGGGCGATCACCATCGCCAGCCAGTTATTATTGGGCCAGACAGACAACTCTCTTATTATGCAGGGCATTACAACCGTTGCCGGGGCCATAGCAATTGGTCTTATCGGCGGACTCATCTTCAAAAATTTCCTTGATCCGGCAAAGCACACCGAGAGCAACCTCATGCTCACCCTTGGGGCAATATTTCTGATCAGCGGCTCAGCAGACAGGTTCGGTTTTTCCCCACTCCTGGCAAATATGGTTATGGGCTTTGTCATTATCAACAGGGTCAAACACGCTGAAGACCTGTTCCATAAAGTGGACACTATTAAGGAGACGATTTTCTGCCTGTTCTTTACCCTGGCGGCGGCCCATTTTGATCCCAGCGTGTTTGCCTCATCCGCCTTCCTCGGCATCGTCCTCCTGATCGGGCGATTCAGTGGCAAACTTATCGGCACCTTTCTTGGCGGTAAAATCTCTAAGGCCTCACCCCAGATATATAAAAACCTTGGCATGGCCCTTTTACCGAAGGCCGGCCTCTCTCTGGGGCTCATACTTCTCGCCAAACCGATATTGTCGGCAGAAATTTTCGATCTACTGCTCAATGCAATGCTGGTCTCAATTACCCTCAATGAAATTATTTCGCCACCACTGGCAAAATGGGCAATTACGCGGGCAGGCGAAGCCAATCCTGACAGGTGA
- a CDS encoding HAD-IC family P-type ATPase — protein MKTTQSWHDKTCEQSLAELKTGTAGLDEIEAKQRLSNFGPNRLTEPARRHVLLRFLHHFHNILIYVLLIAAGITTLLDRLLNTFVIIAVVIINAIIGFLQEGKAETAMEAIRHMLALRAAVIRGGRRQTIVGEELVPGDIVLLEAGDKVPADLRLLTSHGLQIQESILTGESMAATKQTEPVAKGAPLGDRSSMAYSGTTVVSGQAMGVVVATGGETEIGRISVLLARVEMLTTPLVAKMEVFAKWLTLFILTLASLILLVGYFVLHQDFTDLFMAVVGLSVAAIPEGLPAVLTITLAMGVQIMARHNAIIRLLPAIETLGSISVICSDKTGTFTRNEMKVASVITSRNHFNVDGSGYEPAGDIRLEEQTVTIANHPALLDLGRTAALCNNAVLTRVAETWQVEGDPMEGALLAFAGKTGFDDHKAHIEWTCTDMIPFDAEHKFMATLNHDHKNKAAIFVKGAPEKVLTMCRKQGLSASETEPLDHDYWEEQAQFIASQGQRVLALAAKPMKPEHMVLAHADIEDSLIFLGLVGLMDPPRPEAIMAVAECHLASIEVKMITGDHAATAVAIGNQLGLRNTNRVLTGAELDTLDEATLAARVSKIGIFARTSPEHKLRLVMALQANGMTVAMTGDGVNDAPALKRADVGISMGKNGSEAAKEAAEIVLTDDNFASIVAAIREGRRVHDNIKKVINWTLPTNAAEALTIVLALMLGMTLPITPILILWVNTITAVTLGIALAFEPTEKKVMLRPPRPHGEPLLSGELLWHVALVASLFLIGVFGIFNYAIERGYSVNLARTIAMNTLVMLETFQLFFIRNMHVTSLSWKAVRGTKAVWIAVSTVILGQFAITYLPWLQMVFETEEIALLDLFLIIGIGALTFIAIEIEKQIRLRLYREFTLVGIFKKIYRKFSMM, from the coding sequence ATGAAAACCACTCAATCTTGGCACGACAAAACCTGCGAACAAAGCCTAGCTGAACTGAAAACAGGGACCGCAGGTTTGGATGAGATCGAGGCGAAACAACGACTCTCCAATTTTGGCCCTAATCGGTTGACGGAACCGGCACGACGTCATGTCCTCCTCCGTTTTTTGCACCACTTTCACAACATCCTCATCTACGTTCTCCTCATTGCCGCCGGCATTACCACCCTGCTCGACCGCCTGCTTAATACATTTGTGATCATTGCCGTGGTGATTATCAACGCCATCATCGGTTTTTTACAGGAGGGCAAAGCAGAGACGGCCATGGAGGCTATACGGCATATGCTGGCTCTACGTGCAGCCGTTATTCGCGGCGGCAGACGACAAACCATAGTGGGCGAAGAGTTGGTCCCCGGTGACATTGTCTTGCTGGAAGCTGGCGACAAGGTGCCAGCTGATTTGCGCCTGCTCACCAGCCACGGTTTACAGATCCAGGAATCCATTCTCACCGGCGAGTCCATGGCCGCTACAAAACAGACAGAGCCCGTCGCGAAAGGCGCACCGCTTGGCGACCGTTCCTCCATGGCCTATAGCGGCACAACCGTCGTCTCTGGACAGGCAATGGGGGTGGTGGTTGCCACCGGCGGAGAGACGGAGATCGGACGCATCAGTGTCCTGCTCGCGCGAGTGGAGATGCTGACCACTCCCCTGGTAGCCAAGATGGAGGTCTTCGCTAAGTGGCTTACCCTCTTCATCCTTACCTTGGCAAGCCTGATTCTTCTCGTCGGCTACTTTGTCCTCCATCAGGACTTTACCGATCTGTTCATGGCGGTAGTAGGTCTCTCTGTCGCGGCCATACCAGAGGGATTGCCGGCAGTGCTGACCATCACTCTGGCCATGGGAGTGCAGATCATGGCGCGCCATAATGCCATTATTCGCCTTCTGCCGGCCATCGAAACCCTGGGATCAATATCTGTGATCTGTTCCGACAAGACGGGTACCTTTACCCGTAATGAAATGAAAGTGGCTTCGGTGATCACCAGCCGGAACCACTTCAATGTCGACGGATCAGGCTATGAACCAGCGGGAGATATTAGGCTGGAAGAGCAGACTGTCACCATTGCCAATCATCCAGCACTGCTGGATCTAGGCCGGACGGCAGCGCTTTGCAACAACGCTGTCCTGACAAGAGTAGCTGAAACATGGCAGGTTGAAGGCGATCCTATGGAGGGTGCCCTGCTGGCCTTTGCCGGAAAAACCGGCTTTGATGATCACAAGGCGCACATTGAATGGACATGCACCGACATGATACCCTTCGACGCCGAACATAAGTTCATGGCCACCCTCAACCACGACCATAAAAACAAGGCCGCTATCTTCGTCAAGGGTGCCCCGGAGAAGGTGCTTACCATGTGCCGGAAACAGGGGCTTAGTGCAAGCGAAACAGAACCACTGGATCATGACTACTGGGAAGAGCAGGCCCAGTTCATTGCAAGCCAGGGCCAGCGCGTACTTGCCCTGGCAGCCAAGCCAATGAAACCGGAGCATATGGTACTGGCACATGCAGATATAGAGGATTCACTGATATTTCTGGGACTGGTTGGCCTCATGGACCCGCCGCGGCCAGAGGCAATTATGGCGGTGGCTGAATGCCACCTTGCCAGCATTGAGGTGAAGATGATCACCGGTGATCATGCGGCAACAGCAGTCGCCATCGGCAACCAACTCGGACTAAGAAACACCAACAGGGTACTGACCGGGGCAGAGCTGGACACACTTGACGAAGCAACGCTTGCGGCAAGAGTCAGTAAAATCGGGATCTTTGCCCGCACCAGCCCGGAGCATAAATTACGACTGGTAATGGCCCTACAGGCCAATGGCATGACCGTAGCCATGACCGGAGACGGGGTTAATGATGCACCAGCACTCAAACGCGCCGATGTAGGCATATCCATGGGTAAGAACGGTAGCGAAGCAGCCAAGGAGGCGGCAGAAATTGTCCTGACCGATGACAATTTCGCCTCTATTGTTGCAGCGATACGCGAGGGACGAAGGGTCCACGACAATATAAAGAAGGTAATAAACTGGACCCTACCGACCAATGCCGCCGAGGCCCTGACCATCGTTCTGGCCCTAATGCTGGGGATGACCCTGCCCATCACCCCGATCCTCATCCTCTGGGTGAACACCATCACTGCGGTGACCTTGGGTATCGCCCTGGCCTTTGAACCGACAGAAAAAAAAGTCATGCTCCGTCCGCCCCGACCCCACGGTGAACCGCTCTTGAGTGGCGAACTGCTATGGCATGTCGCCCTGGTGGCGAGTCTATTTCTGATTGGGGTATTTGGCATCTTCAACTACGCCATTGAACGCGGCTACTCTGTGAATCTGGCCCGGACCATTGCCATGAATACACTTGTGATGCTGGAAACATTTCAGCTTTTTTTCATCCGCAATATGCATGTAACCTCACTCAGCTGGAAGGCAGTACGCGGAACAAAGGCAGTATGGATAGCGGTCAGCACCGTCATCCTTGGCCAATTTGCCATCACCTATTTACCATGGTTACAAATGGTGTTCGAAACTGAGGAGATAGCGTTATTGGATCTCTTTCTGATAATCGGCATAGGCGCACTGACCTTTATCGCTATCGAGATCGAAAAGCAGATACGTCTTCGCCTGTACAGAGAGTTCACCCTGGTTGGCATCTTCAAAAAAATATATCGGAAATTTAGCATGATGTAA
- a CDS encoding trypsin-like peptidase domain-containing protein, producing MSDKDITCPKCSHQQNSEAECESCGIIFAKHQLFLEKKKATAEAQEIPLPERKREVSGPSFTILILLLVLCTAATTYYFVKPRATAPPPTITASESRTVKPASTGKITRQELAPLTNLTTTDAIARALRATVQIRTAWSTGSGFFLTDSFIITNRHVVKAVKQDFSEQRRNINNTRKLVELEKQKIRNLHARLKKMAKGPGREQLKIIIAEHERQLALVLPKLSQKENELKNLEKAVTERGDIVVYMADGSKHTGYLTQVSDHYDLALLSIFSVEHGKIPLAPAGSKLQQGDKVYTIGSPVGLQNTVTAGIFSGYRRADDSKKIYLQTDAAINPGNSGGPLIDENGHIRGINTMVLKNTEGIGFAIPIEKVYEDFGSVLY from the coding sequence ATGAGCGACAAAGACATCACCTGCCCCAAGTGTTCACACCAACAAAACAGTGAGGCAGAATGCGAGTCCTGCGGTATTATTTTCGCAAAGCATCAACTCTTTCTTGAAAAGAAAAAGGCGACAGCAGAGGCGCAAGAGATTCCACTCCCTGAGAGAAAAAGAGAGGTCAGCGGCCCTTCATTTACCATCCTGATCCTCCTTCTGGTCTTATGTACTGCCGCCACCACCTATTATTTTGTAAAACCAAGGGCCACCGCCCCGCCGCCAACTATCACAGCCAGCGAAAGCAGAACTGTAAAACCTGCGTCCACAGGTAAAATTACCCGACAAGAGCTTGCTCCCCTAACCAATTTGACAACAACAGATGCTATTGCCAGGGCCCTACGGGCGACGGTACAGATACGGACAGCATGGAGTACCGGCTCCGGTTTTTTCCTCACCGATAGTTTTATTATCACCAATCGGCATGTGGTAAAAGCCGTAAAACAGGACTTTTCGGAGCAGCGAAGAAATATCAACAATACAAGAAAACTGGTGGAGCTTGAAAAGCAGAAGATACGCAATCTCCATGCACGGCTGAAAAAGATGGCCAAGGGCCCGGGACGCGAACAGCTAAAAATTATTATTGCAGAACATGAACGCCAACTTGCCCTGGTACTCCCAAAACTTTCACAGAAAGAAAACGAATTAAAAAATTTGGAAAAGGCAGTGACAGAGAGAGGTGACATTGTTGTCTATATGGCCGATGGTAGCAAACACACTGGATATCTCACCCAGGTAAGTGACCACTATGACTTAGCTCTTCTTTCTATCTTTTCCGTCGAGCATGGCAAAATCCCCCTAGCGCCAGCGGGCTCAAAGCTCCAACAGGGAGATAAGGTTTATACTATAGGCAGCCCCGTCGGCCTACAAAACACTGTTACTGCAGGCATTTTCTCTGGCTACAGAAGAGCAGATGACAGTAAAAAAATATATCTGCAGACAGATGCGGCAATTAATCCAGGAAATAGCGGTGGGCCGCTCATTGACGAAAACGGTCATATTCGTGGCATAAACACCATGGTTCTAAAAAATACAGAGGGTATTGGCTTCGCCATTCCCATTGAAAAGGTTTATGAGGATTTTGGTTCAGTCCTTTACTAA